From Streptomyces sp. GSL17-111, one genomic window encodes:
- a CDS encoding M67 family metallopeptidase yields MLTITRELHDRIVAHAREDHPDEACGVVAGPVGQGRPERFVPMLNAARSPTFYEFDSTDLLKLYREMDDRDEEPVVIYHSHTATEAYPSRTDISYANEPGAHYVLVSTAECGNDEGPFSFRSFRIVDGVVTEEDVRIVDAYAPTAQATAS; encoded by the coding sequence ATGCTGACCATCACCCGAGAGCTGCACGACCGGATCGTGGCCCACGCCCGCGAGGACCACCCCGACGAGGCGTGCGGCGTCGTCGCCGGGCCGGTGGGCCAGGGGCGCCCCGAGCGCTTCGTCCCCATGCTCAACGCGGCCCGCTCGCCCACCTTCTACGAGTTCGACTCGACCGACCTGCTGAAGCTCTACCGGGAGATGGACGACCGCGACGAGGAGCCGGTGGTCATCTACCACTCGCACACGGCGACCGAGGCGTACCCCTCCCGCACCGACATCAGCTACGCGAACGAGCCCGGCGCGCACTACGTGCTCGTCTCCACCGCCGAGTGCGGCAACGACGAGGGCCCCTTCTCCTTCCGCTCGTTCCGCATCGTGGACGGTGTGGTGACCGAGGAGGACGTCCGGATCGTCGACGCCTACGCCCCGACGGCCCAGGCCACGGCGTCCTGA
- a CDS encoding putative leader peptide, whose amino-acid sequence MVIHDVNTEAPGCLLVARLHVDLCRLSSAMC is encoded by the coding sequence ATGGTTATCCACGACGTGAACACCGAGGCCCCGGGCTGCCTGCTCGTCGCGCGCCTGCACGTCGACCTGTGCCGCCTCTCCAGCGCCATGTGTTGA
- a CDS encoding MoaD/ThiS family protein: MAIEVRIPTILRTYTDGQKAVEGNGGTLAELFTDLESRYNGIQERLVDGGELRRFVNVYLNDEDVRFLDGINTRLGDGDSVTILPAVAGGMR, translated from the coding sequence ATGGCCATCGAGGTCCGCATCCCGACCATCCTCCGCACCTACACCGACGGCCAGAAGGCCGTCGAGGGCAACGGCGGCACCCTCGCCGAGCTCTTCACCGACCTGGAGTCGCGGTACAACGGCATCCAGGAACGCCTGGTGGACGGCGGTGAGCTGCGCCGCTTCGTGAACGTCTACCTCAACGACGAGGACGTGCGCTTCCTGGACGGGATCAACACCCGGCTCGGCGACGGGGACAGCGTCACCATCCTCCCCGCCGTCGCCGGGGGCATGCGCTGA
- a CDS encoding PLP-dependent cysteine synthase family protein produces the protein MRYDAPLAAVGNTPLVRLPRLSPSEDVRIWAKLEDRNPTGSIKDRPALHMIEEAEKDGRLTPGCTILEPTSGNTGISLAMAAKLKGYRIVCVMPENTSEERRELLAMWGAEIISSPAAGGSNTAVRVAKELAGEHPDWVMLYQYGNPGNAGAHYATTGPEILTDLPSITHFVAGLGTTGTLMGAGRYLREHRPDVQIVAAEPRYDDLVYGLRNLDEGFVPELYDASVLTSRFSVGSEDAVTRTRELLAQEGIFAGVSTGAALHAAIGVGRKAVRAGESADIVFIVADGGWKYLSTGIYTAASTEEAVARLQGQLWA, from the coding sequence ATGCGCTACGACGCGCCGCTCGCCGCGGTGGGCAACACCCCGCTGGTGCGCCTGCCGCGGCTCTCGCCGTCCGAGGACGTCCGGATCTGGGCCAAGCTGGAGGACCGCAACCCGACGGGCTCCATCAAGGACCGCCCCGCCCTCCACATGATCGAGGAGGCGGAGAAGGACGGCCGCCTCACCCCGGGCTGCACCATCCTGGAGCCCACCTCCGGCAACACCGGGATCTCCCTGGCCATGGCGGCCAAGCTCAAGGGCTACCGCATCGTCTGCGTGATGCCGGAGAACACCAGCGAGGAGCGTCGCGAGCTGCTGGCCATGTGGGGCGCCGAGATCATCTCGTCCCCCGCCGCCGGCGGATCGAACACCGCCGTGCGTGTCGCCAAGGAGCTCGCCGGTGAACACCCCGACTGGGTGATGCTCTACCAGTACGGCAACCCCGGCAACGCGGGCGCCCACTACGCCACCACCGGCCCGGAGATCCTCACCGACCTCCCCTCGATCACGCACTTCGTCGCCGGGCTCGGCACCACCGGCACCCTCATGGGCGCCGGACGCTACCTGCGCGAGCACCGCCCGGACGTCCAGATCGTCGCCGCCGAGCCGCGCTACGACGACCTCGTCTACGGCCTGCGGAACCTGGACGAGGGCTTCGTCCCCGAGCTGTACGACGCCTCCGTCCTCACCTCCCGCTTCTCCGTCGGCTCCGAGGACGCCGTCACCCGCACCCGGGAGCTGCTGGCCCAGGAGGGCATCTTCGCCGGCGTCTCGACCGGGGCCGCCCTGCACGCGGCCATCGGCGTGGGCCGCAAGGCCGTCCGCGCCGGGGAGTCGGCCGACATCGTCTTCATCGTCGCCGACGGCGGATGGAAGTACCTCTCCACCGGCATCTACACCGCCGCCTCCACGGAGGAGGCCGTCGCCCGGCTCCAGGGCCAGCTCTGGGCCTGA
- a CDS encoding MBL fold metallo-hydrolase: MKLTVVGCSGSFPSADSACSSYLVEADGYRLLLDMGNGALGELQRHCGLYDLDAIVLSHLHADHCIDMCAYFVVRYFRFEGGRCAALPVYGPAGTEERLTAAHADVPSEGAMREVFDFRTLTDGGVLELGPLRVRSALVDHPVEAYGFRIEHGDSVLTYSGDTGRTPALDDLARDAGLFLCEASFTHGKEDIPGLHLNGREAGETARRAGASRLVLTHVPPWTDAQVNLRDAKAAFDGPVELARPGAVYEV; the protein is encoded by the coding sequence ATGAAGCTCACCGTCGTCGGCTGCTCGGGCTCGTTCCCGTCCGCGGACTCCGCCTGCTCCAGCTACCTGGTGGAGGCCGACGGCTACCGCCTGTTGCTCGACATGGGCAACGGCGCCCTGGGCGAGCTCCAGCGCCACTGCGGGCTCTACGACCTCGACGCGATCGTCCTCAGCCACCTGCACGCCGACCACTGCATCGACATGTGCGCCTACTTCGTCGTGCGCTACTTCCGCTTCGAGGGCGGACGCTGCGCCGCGCTGCCCGTCTACGGCCCCGCCGGGACCGAGGAGCGGCTGACGGCCGCCCACGCGGACGTCCCGTCGGAGGGCGCGATGCGCGAGGTCTTCGACTTCCGGACGCTCACCGACGGCGGCGTGCTCGAGCTGGGCCCCCTGCGCGTCCGCTCCGCCCTGGTGGACCACCCCGTCGAGGCGTACGGCTTCCGGATCGAACACGGCGACTCGGTGCTCACCTACTCCGGCGACACCGGCCGGACACCGGCCCTGGACGACCTGGCCCGCGACGCCGGCCTCTTCCTGTGCGAGGCCTCGTTCACGCACGGCAAGGAGGACATCCCCGGCCTGCACCTCAACGGCCGCGAAGCCGGCGAGACGGCCCGGCGGGCCGGAGCGTCCCGGCTGGTCCTCACCCACGTGCCGCCCTGGACGGACGCCCAGGTCAACCTCCGCGACGCGAAGGCCGCCTTCGACGGTCCCGTCGAACTGGCCCGCCCCGGCGCCGTCTACGAGGTCTGA
- a CDS encoding PTS transporter subunit EIIC yields MSSEPTTRKDAKPRRGWRQATLGSLQKLGRSLQLPVAALPAAGLILRIGQPDVLGDEGLGWDRLAAVFSGAGGGIIDNIAILFCVGVAIGFARKADGSTAFAAVVAYLVFSSTLVSAFTDEVTGDPVNPGVLGGVVLGVITAKVWERYHRTRLPEWLGFFSGRRFVPVLMSFIALVLAVVFGYGWAPIGNGLNGAAESLSDLGAWGSGIFGVMNRLLIPFGMHMLINTFAWYQFGEYTDDEGETASGDFFRFLAGDPDAGMFMTGFYPIMMFALPAAALAMAHCARPERRKAVSGMMFSLGLTSFVTGVTEPIEFSFVYLAPALYGIHALLTGVSMAVTWALGIREGFTFSAGLFDYLLNYGEATKPWLLIPVGLVFAVVYYVLFRVVITKFDLKTPGRESDEEIAAMERENLT; encoded by the coding sequence ATGAGCTCCGAGCCCACCACCCGGAAGGACGCGAAGCCGCGGCGCGGCTGGCGGCAGGCGACCCTGGGGTCGTTGCAGAAGCTGGGGCGCAGCCTGCAGCTGCCGGTGGCCGCGCTCCCGGCGGCGGGGCTCATTCTGCGCATCGGCCAGCCGGACGTCCTGGGTGACGAGGGGCTGGGCTGGGATCGGCTGGCGGCGGTGTTCAGCGGGGCGGGCGGCGGGATCATCGACAACATCGCGATCCTGTTCTGCGTGGGCGTGGCGATCGGGTTCGCCCGCAAGGCGGACGGTTCGACGGCGTTCGCGGCCGTGGTGGCGTACCTGGTGTTCAGCAGCACCCTGGTGAGCGCGTTCACCGACGAGGTCACCGGCGACCCGGTGAACCCGGGGGTGCTCGGTGGTGTGGTGCTGGGGGTGATCACCGCGAAGGTGTGGGAGCGCTACCACCGCACGCGGCTGCCGGAGTGGCTGGGCTTCTTCAGCGGACGGCGTTTCGTGCCGGTGCTGATGTCGTTCATCGCCCTGGTCCTCGCGGTGGTGTTCGGCTACGGCTGGGCGCCTATCGGGAACGGGCTGAACGGTGCGGCGGAGAGCCTGTCGGATCTGGGCGCGTGGGGGTCGGGCATCTTCGGGGTGATGAACCGGCTGCTCATCCCGTTCGGGATGCACATGTTGATCAACACCTTCGCCTGGTACCAGTTCGGCGAGTACACCGACGATGAGGGCGAGACCGCCAGCGGCGACTTCTTCCGCTTCCTGGCCGGGGACCCGGACGCGGGGATGTTCATGACGGGGTTCTATCCGATCATGATGTTCGCCCTTCCGGCCGCCGCGCTGGCCATGGCGCACTGCGCGCGGCCGGAGCGTCGCAAGGCGGTGTCGGGGATGATGTTCTCGCTGGGGTTGACCTCGTTCGTGACGGGCGTGACGGAGCCGATCGAGTTCTCCTTCGTCTACCTGGCGCCCGCGCTCTACGGCATCCACGCGTTGCTGACGGGTGTCTCGATGGCGGTCACCTGGGCGCTGGGCATCCGGGAGGGCTTCACGTTCTCGGCCGGTCTCTTCGACTACCTGCTGAACTACGGGGAGGCGACGAAGCCGTGGCTGCTCATCCCGGTCGGGCTGGTCTTCGCGGTGGTCTACTACGTGCTCTTCCGGGTGGTGATCACCAAGTTCGACCTGAAGACGCCGGGCCGGGAGTCGGACGAGGAGATCGCCGCGATGGAGCGGGAGAACCTCACCTGA
- a CDS encoding PTS glucose/sucrose transporter subunit IIB, whose protein sequence is MATKAEKIVAGLGGIKNIEEVEGCITRLRTEVIDSSLVDDTALKSAGAHGVVKMGTAIQVVIGTDADPIAAEIEDMM, encoded by the coding sequence ATGGCCACCAAGGCTGAGAAGATCGTCGCCGGGCTCGGCGGCATCAAGAACATCGAAGAGGTCGAGGGCTGCATCACCCGCCTCCGCACCGAGGTCATCGACTCCTCGCTGGTGGACGACACCGCCCTCAAGAGCGCCGGCGCCCACGGCGTCGTCAAGATGGGCACCGCGATCCAGGTCGTCATCGGCACCGACGCCGACCCCATCGCGGCGGAGATCGAGGACATGATGTAG